The following coding sequences lie in one Negativicutes bacterium genomic window:
- a CDS encoding DHH family phosphoesterase, with protein sequence MNVTLNDVLTILQEHESFVITTHVNPDGDAIGSLLALGSFLEKMNKKVHLVIDDEITASYKFLKGLEKINKPNATLNADLLIVLDASDYDRIGNVKNITNSKILNIDHHISNANFADYLYLD encoded by the coding sequence ATGAATGTTACTTTAAATGATGTTTTAACTATTCTTCAAGAACATGAAAGCTTTGTCATAACAACGCATGTTAATCCTGATGGTGATGCTATTGGCTCACTATTAGCATTGGGATCATTTCTGGAGAAAATGAACAAAAAAGTACATTTAGTAATTGATGATGAAATTACTGCAAGTTATAAATTCCTCAAAGGTTTGGAAAAAATTAATAAACCAAATGCTACATTAAATGCTGATTTATTAATCGTATTAGATGCTAGTGATTATGATAGAATTGGTAATGTCAAAAACATTACCAATTCTAAAATATTAAATATCGATCATCATATTTCAAATGCGAACTTTGCTGATTATTTATATTTAGAT
- a CDS encoding ribosomal L7Ae/L30e/S12e/Gadd45 family protein: protein MNIEKRLINTLSLAQRATKLASGELAVEKAIKTNKAKLVIIATDVSDGTKKKYTDMSQYYQTKLYSILTKEQLGHCIGKEYRAAVAVLDDGFAKSIVKILNP, encoded by the coding sequence ATTAATATAGAAAAAAGGTTGATAAATACATTGAGTTTAGCACAGCGAGCAACTAAACTGGCTTCAGGAGAGTTGGCAGTAGAAAAAGCAATTAAAACCAATAAAGCTAAACTTGTCATAATTGCCACTGATGTTTCAGATGGTACGAAAAAAAAATATACAGATATGTCACAATATTATCAAACAAAATTGTATAGTATTTTAACAAAAGAACAATTAGGTCATTGTATTGGCAAAGAATACCGTGCTGCGGTTGCAGTATTGGACGATGGCTTTGCAAAATCAATTGTTAAAATATTAAACCCTTGA
- the infB gene encoding translation initiation factor IF-2: protein MSKYRIYELAKEFSTSSKTILDILERNSFTVKNHMSSVGDTEKDVLVRVFAPKVAETKPKVTTEKNDKNLNKPNKPVATPVATKVNPNNNGQGAPRPQHHAGNNNQNRPRPQHQNQPNVAVGNTNNAPANSNNNRPNNFRGNNNNNNRNNFQNNRNNNNRNNKNRNQTPQKTFTPRVEPEKPKVIKVGDSLTVKELASKLRREVSEIIKKLMMLGIMANINQELDFDTITLIAGEFEVEVEELPPEEDPTEIPEIVDDPKSLMPRPPVVTVMGHVDHGKTSLLDAIRKTNVTGKEAGGITQHIGAYQVVCNGKKIVFLDTPGHEAFTAMRARGAQVTDIAILVVAADDGVMPQTIEALNHAKSANVPIIVAINKIDREGANLDRVKQQLAEHNLIPEDWGGETIMVPVSAHQRTGINDLLEMILLVAEMQELKANPNRRAQGTIVEAQLDKGRGPVATVLVQTGTLKIGDSIIAGTAFGKVRAMINDRGEKVKKAGPSTPVEVLGLADVPAAGDILDALDEKSARFIAEKRIAKKRTDEMNSSQKVSLDDLFQQIQDGNIKDLNILIKADVQGSVEALKQSLLSLNAKNDEVRVNIIHSGAGAINESDVMLATAANALIIGFNVRPDNNARRLADNEKIDIRSYSVIYEAINDVEAAMTGMLAPQYKEVIQGKVEIRQVFSFNKNIVAGSYVLEGKITNSSKIRIIRDGIVVHEGAIESLRRFKDDVKEVNSGYECGITLENFRDIKDNDILEAYTMEQIKPGK from the coding sequence ATGTCGAAATATAGAATATATGAATTGGCAAAAGAATTTAGTACATCCAGTAAAACTATTTTAGATATATTAGAACGTAATAGTTTTACTGTTAAAAATCATATGAGTAGTGTTGGTGATACAGAAAAGGATGTTTTAGTAAGAGTTTTTGCGCCGAAAGTTGCTGAAACAAAGCCAAAAGTTACTACTGAAAAGAACGATAAAAACTTAAACAAGCCAAATAAACCAGTTGCTACACCTGTAGCAACAAAAGTAAATCCTAATAATAATGGTCAAGGTGCACCTAGACCGCAGCACCATGCAGGAAATAACAATCAAAATAGACCTAGACCACAACACCAAAACCAACCTAATGTAGCAGTTGGCAATACTAATAATGCTCCTGCTAACTCCAATAATAATAGACCTAATAATTTTAGAGGAAACAACAACAATAATAATAGAAATAACTTCCAAAACAATAGAAATAATAATAATAGAAACAATAAAAATCGCAACCAAACACCACAAAAAACATTCACACCTAGAGTTGAGCCGGAAAAACCAAAAGTTATTAAAGTTGGTGATTCTTTAACAGTTAAAGAATTGGCAAGTAAACTTAGACGTGAAGTCAGTGAAATAATCAAAAAATTAATGATGCTTGGTATTATGGCGAATATCAACCAAGAATTAGATTTTGATACAATAACATTAATTGCTGGTGAATTTGAAGTTGAGGTTGAAGAATTACCACCAGAAGAAGATCCAACTGAAATTCCTGAAATTGTTGATGATCCAAAATCATTGATGCCTCGTCCGCCGGTTGTAACGGTTATGGGACATGTTGACCATGGTAAAACTTCTTTATTGGATGCGATTAGAAAAACTAATGTAACTGGCAAAGAAGCAGGGGGAATCACTCAGCATATTGGAGCTTATCAAGTAGTATGTAATGGTAAAAAAATTGTATTTTTAGATACGCCTGGTCATGAAGCGTTTACAGCAATGAGAGCCAGAGGAGCGCAGGTTACTGATATTGCTATTTTAGTTGTTGCAGCTGATGATGGTGTAATGCCACAGACAATAGAAGCTTTAAATCATGCTAAATCTGCTAATGTTCCAATTATTGTTGCTATCAATAAAATTGATAGAGAAGGTGCAAATCTTGATAGAGTAAAACAACAATTAGCTGAGCATAATTTAATTCCGGAAGACTGGGGTGGCGAAACCATTATGGTTCCTGTTTCTGCCCATCAAAGAACTGGTATTAATGATTTATTAGAAATGATTTTATTAGTTGCAGAAATGCAAGAATTAAAAGCTAATCCTAATCGTCGTGCTCAAGGCACTATTGTTGAAGCACAATTAGATAAAGGTCGTGGTCCTGTAGCCACAGTATTGGTACAAACTGGTACATTAAAAATTGGTGATTCAATTATTGCCGGAACTGCTTTTGGTAAAGTTAGAGCAATGATTAATGACCGTGGCGAAAAAGTTAAAAAAGCTGGCCCTAGTACTCCGGTTGAAGTGTTAGGCTTAGCTGATGTACCGGCTGCTGGTGATATTTTAGATGCACTCGACGAAAAATCAGCTCGCTTTATTGCGGAAAAACGTATTGCGAAAAAACGTACTGATGAAATGAATAGTTCACAAAAAGTATCATTAGATGATTTATTCCAACAAATTCAAGATGGCAATATTAAAGATTTAAATATTCTTATTAAGGCTGATGTTCAAGGTTCAGTAGAAGCATTGAAACAATCCTTATTAAGCTTAAATGCGAAAAATGATGAAGTTCGCGTTAATATCATCCATTCTGGTGCGGGAGCTATTAACGAGTCTGATGTAATGTTGGCGACAGCTGCAAATGCTCTAATTATTGGTTTTAATGTTAGACCTGATAATAATGCTCGTCGTTTAGCCGATAATGAGAAAATTGATATTAGAAGTTATAGTGTAATTTATGAAGCAATCAATGATGTTGAAGCTGCAATGACAGGAATGCTTGCGCCACAATACAAAGAAGTAATTCAAGGTAAAGTGGAAATAAGACAAGTGTTTAGCTTTAATAAAAATATCGTTGCTGGCTCTTATGTTTTAGAAGGTAAAATTACTAACTCTTCTAAAATACGGATTATTAGAGATGGTATTGTTGTTCATGAAGGAGCGATTGAATCTTTGCGTCGTTTTAAAGATGATGTGAAAGAGGTTAACTCTGGTTATGAGTGTGGTATCACACTAGAAAACTTCCGTGATATTAAAGATAATGATATTTTAGAAGCTTATACAATGGAACAAATAAAACCGGGAAAATAA
- a CDS encoding YlxR family protein, which yields MKKIPQRMCVGCQEMHNKKELLRIVKTPEGEYLLDDTGKKSGRGAYVCHKEECLNKAFKEKRLEKSFKNPVDNEIYQQLKARIFGDD from the coding sequence ATGAAAAAAATACCTCAAAGAATGTGCGTTGGCTGTCAAGAGATGCACAACAAGAAAGAATTGCTGAGAATTGTTAAAACGCCAGAAGGTGAGTATCTTCTAGACGATACTGGCAAAAAGTCCGGTCGTGGCGCATATGTTTGTCATAAGGAAGAATGTTTAAACAAGGCTTTTAAAGAAAAAAGATTGGAAAAATCATTTAAAAATCCTGTGGACAATGAAATATACCAGCAACTGAAAGCAAGGATATTCGGTGATGATTAA
- the rbfA gene encoding 30S ribosome-binding factor RbfA gives MGQLRVEKVQELIKQEVSKMILRELKDPRIGFVTVTQVDVTGDLRYAKIYVSLMGTDEQKTECWTGLQKALGFIRSEIGKRIRLRCTPELSFQIDTSLDYSVRIQELLNQINTNEEKS, from the coding sequence ATGGGACAACTCCGCGTTGAAAAAGTTCAAGAATTAATTAAACAAGAAGTCAGTAAAATGATCTTGCGTGAATTAAAAGACCCAAGAATCGGGTTTGTAACGGTTACGCAAGTTGATGTTACTGGTGACTTAAGATATGCAAAAATTTATGTTAGTTTAATGGGAACTGACGAACAAAAAACAGAATGCTGGACCGGCTTACAAAAGGCATTAGGTTTTATCAGAAGTGAAATTGGCAAAAGAATTCGTTTAAGATGTACACCAGAACTATCTTTTCAAATTGATACTTCACTTGATTATAGTGTTAGAATTCAAGAATTATTGAATCAAATAAATACTAATGAGGAAAAAAGCTAA